In Isoptericola jiangsuensis, the following proteins share a genomic window:
- a CDS encoding cupin domain-containing protein, with the protein MSTHEFDQPFPLGETNDAFAQYFVGQSYLAPLAGGSVPVSNVSFEPGCRNNWHVHHGTDGGGDQVLLCTAGSGWYQADGEEPVSLEPGSVVRVPAGTKHWHGAKADSWFSHLAFITPGGDVRNEWLEPVDDDVYGSLPTAADDA; encoded by the coding sequence ATGAGCACCCACGAGTTCGACCAGCCCTTCCCCCTCGGGGAGACGAACGACGCGTTCGCGCAGTACTTCGTCGGGCAGAGCTACCTCGCCCCGCTCGCGGGCGGCAGCGTCCCGGTGAGCAACGTGTCGTTCGAGCCGGGCTGCCGCAACAACTGGCACGTCCACCACGGCACCGACGGCGGTGGCGACCAGGTCCTGCTGTGCACGGCGGGCAGCGGCTGGTACCAGGCCGACGGCGAGGAGCCGGTCAGCCTGGAGCCGGGGTCGGTGGTCCGCGTGCCGGCCGGGACGAAGCACTGGCACGGCGCGAAGGCCGACTCGTGGTTCAGCCACCTCGCCTTCATCACCCCGGGCGGGGACGTCCGCAACGAGTGGCTCGAGCCGGTCGACGACGACGTGTACGGGAGCCTGCCGACCGCCGCCGACGACGCCTGA